The following proteins are encoded in a genomic region of Glycine soja cultivar W05 chromosome 17, ASM419377v2, whole genome shotgun sequence:
- the LOC114392838 gene encoding BTB/POZ domain-containing protein At3g49900-like, translated as MRGLNQLGAVVETIYEEECEFSSSNSSPSSPSPSFSSSSASLHSRVKAWSLKIGRETDVLIRVQGICFRLHKDRVVSQSSYLKRHLTETSDLTLSPPLNITAETFAAVAEFCYNGGKVQMTPANVAVIRTASELLGMTAGDGLSHVAETRFREVVGTNQEHALTVLRSCMLLLPEAETTACLVSRCIEALVSVHGVSRLNDVNEMQPGDFQIVAESMGRRLEESHDVLYKMVDLYLKENKFEKVTEEERSGICNSIDCTKLSSETLVECVQNPRMPLRLVVRAVMLEHLNTRHSIALAGAQRHQLRFENNTRRQRQRQRRRSMTLGDFLYRDATLRETAKLKTMMDSTDARIRSLEEEVRCMNRVLLRECQVSVLGSERSASFHFVTDENVGSVKNGTFRQRLMIGLKNAFRVPNSVST; from the exons ATGAGGGGTTTGAATCAATTAGGGGCAGTAGTTGAGACCATCTACGAGGAAGAATGCGAGTTTTCTTCCTCTAACTCCTCTCCTTCTTCCCCTTCACCATCATTTTCCTCTTCTTCTGCATCTCTCCACTCCAGAGTAAAGGCCTG GTCTCTGAAAATCGGCCGCGAAACAGATGTCTTGATACGAGTTCAAGGAATATGTTTTCGTCTACACAAG GACCGCGTGGTATCACAAAGCTCATACCTAAAACGCCATCTAACGGAAACCTCAGACCTCACTCTCTCTCCGCCGTTAAACATAACGGCCGAGACCTTCGCCGCCGTAGCGGAATTCTGTTACAACGGCGGCAAAGTCCAAATGACGCCAGCAAACGTCGCCGTAATCAGAACGGCGTCGGAGCTACTGGGAATGACGGCAGGAGACGGCCTAAGCCACGTGGCGGAAACGCGCTTCCGCGAAGTCGTTGGCACTAACCAAGAGCACGCGTTAACGGTTCTCCGTTCTTGCATGCTGTTACTTCCGGAGGCCGAAACGACGGCGTGTCTCGTTAGCAGATGCATTGAAGCGCTCGTTTCAGTTCACGGCGTTAGTCGTTTAAACGACGTGAATGAAATGCAGCCAGGAGATTTTCAAATCGTGGCTGAATCCATGGGTAGAAGATTGGAGGAGAGCCACGACGTCCTCTATAAGATGGTTGATCTGTATCTTAAG GAAAACAAGTTTGAGAAAGTAACCGAGGAAGAGAGGAGTGGAATATGCAACTCCATAGACTGCACCAAGCTTTCAAGTGAGACCTTGGTAGAGTGTGTTCAAAACCCGAGAATGCCGTTGAGATTGGTGGTGCGAGCGGTGATGCTAGAACATCTCAACACTCGCCACTCCATCGCCTTAGCTGGTGCACAACGTCATCAACTCCGATTCGAGAACAACACGCGACGACAACGACAACGACAACGACGTCGTTCCATGACGCTAGGGGACTTCCTCTACCGCGACGCAACTTTGCGCGAAACGGCGAAACTAAAGACAATGATGGATTCCACAGATGCTCGCATTCGAAGCCTTGAAGAAGAGGTTAGGTGCATGAACAGAGTGTTGTTACGAGAGTGCCAAGTGAGTGTGTTGGGGTCAGAGCGTTCGGCGAGTTTCCATTTTGTGACGGATGAGAATGTTGGGAGTGTGAAGAATGGGACTTTTCGGCAGAGGTTGATgattggactcaagaatgcgtTTCGGGTGCCAAATTCAGTGTCAACTTGA